The segment AAACCCAAAATGAAGCCTCCACTCTTAGCTCTAGCCAACATCTAACTAAAAGCTTCCATAGCCAAGATGAACAAATAAGGGGATAGGGGATCACCCTGCCTCAAAACCTAAAACTCTGAAAAAAACCAAACGAAGTTCCATTAATGAGAACAAAAAAGCTTGTTGTGGAGATACACCATTTTATCCATCTAATCCACCTTTGGCCAAACCCCATTCTATATTGAAACGATTATTTGTGTTtaactttttgaaaatatgtctTTAGTTCTTTTATCATTGGTGTTAATGGATAACCAATACTTAAACTtacatgcatacatacatatatatgtcATGTATGTAAATACATGCAAAATTACATTCTCGTATTAGTAGTTTACATATAAGTCAAGGAAATATCAAGTAGCAAAATCAGATGACGTTAGTTCTAAAACATACAATAAGTTcataaatattagtatttaaacttaaagtagCAGATTtaagtgaaattaaaatataaatggcCAATTGCAAAGGAAACTAAcaacaatattttcaaaacatttcatAATGTTTGGATTCAAAACATGTACATACATCCAAGATGAGTGGCATGCATTCTCTATGTGAACCTTATCTTGCATTATCctccctttttttcctttcagctATATTCTAATTATCCCACATTAAACAACCTTGATTTTCCAGAATTATGATTTTACCATTTTTCCTTTAATccgaatttataaaaaaaaaaaaaaaggagtactagaagtacaaaagaagaaattgatAACTTAAGTATACACGTCGCACATCCACACAATGAAAGGTACGGAGCTATTTGGTGGGAACTGAAACAATGAAACGTATAGAGCTGTTTGGTGGACCAAATGAGGgtttgtgtgtgtatgtgtgtgtggaGTGGGGTTGGGGTGGGATGGAGTGGTTTttggaagtaaaaaaaaaaaaatgagcatgTTTAAAAAAGGCAAGACTTGAACAATTATAAATTTTCCAAACACTTAAAATAAGATTGTTTTCAGTTTAGggtaaaaaacataaaaaataataataataataatctcatttcatatttttctccTCAATTTCTCGGCAGCAAAACAGAACACAGACAGTGACAACCAACAAAACGAAGTAGAATCACCGCAATGCGAACACTTACAGAGGGAAAAACAGCCTTGGGAGCATCTTCGCCGGCGTATCCCGCTTTACAGGTGTGCGAACCAAGGTCAATCACAATGGCCGATACTTCATCTGTTTGAAATAAACTAGGAATAAACAAAGAGCCAAAAAGATATACAATAGAGTATTATACGATTACTCACCGCCTCCGTACATAATTTCGGGCTTCCCAGGCTCTTAGATTTAGCTAGAGTGAGAGAGAACCAGAGGCTTCGGCTTCGGCTTCGGCTTCGTCTTCGTCTTCCTCTCCGTCTGTCCGAGGTTTTTCTGATCTTTCTGTGCGCGGTTAGGGTTTTTGCCCCTTTTGGGCCGAGTTAAAGAGGCCCAATAAAGTCTTGATTTCGTTCTTCCGGGCCCACTAATCTAATTCGGCCCAAGcatgtattatattttatttaattttaccgAAATCTGAAGGTGAGCCAACCGATTTCCATTTACTCCACTttcatgtttttcctttttaccttTGCTCCTATTGCTTTGTCCCATTAGTATCATAATCATATATCTTAATGTTTTTGCTTTATATTATCATCATATTGTttcatatcttaattttattactttatacCTCGATTTCATTgctttgaatttaaattttattactttgCAATTACAACTTATTGTTTTATACCTAATTCCCACAACTTTGTAGGtaggttttttttactttatgcctagttttaatgttttatacTCTGATCTCGTTAATTTCTACATCTATCCTTTATGTTTGTAAGTTGATATCattgtttaataaaatcattttataattttcacaATGTCTTGTAACGTGAACATTcctttttaaagtgttttagcGAATGCGAAGTTGATATAGAACTAACACTTTGAATTCGATATAAGCATTCAAATATAGACatcaaagaataaaataaaacctgGAATCCtgtcttcaaataaaaaattgtgggCACAAATATGGCATAGTAACTAGTAAGGTAGCGTTGGGCAGTGGAGTGGGCTTTCTAGAATTGGGCAGTAGAGTACGTGGGCGGAGAGCTGGGTAGTGGGTTCACACCCATCTTCCCACTTTTTTAATTGCTTATATGCATGTTGttgttttatacttttatcCCCCACGGTATGACGTCATCATCGCCCTAATTTCgtcccttttattttctttttcctttttatttttttttcaccagCGCCACGCAAACTCTCCGTCCCGCTTCCCGTCGCTATAAAGCCAACCAAAGCCTCCTTACTCACTCATTAGGCAGTACTAATTACTTACTGCTCAACCTCTGTCTGTGTCTGGCTATCCTCTCTGCAGCCAAAATGGCggacaagttttttattttctccattttcgCTGCCTTcgctctctctctttctccttttgttttctcCAGGGAGTTATCGCTGGACACTGATTCTCACAGCTCTGTGCTGGATGTTTCGGGTTCTATTCGGAAGACTCTGGACGTGCTATCTCACAAGAGCAGTGTCTCGAAACCCTCTGACCAGAGAGATGAGAAGACCACGTCGTTTTCGCCTACTTCTCTGGCTTCGTCTTTCTCTCTGGAGCTTCACCCGAGGGAGCTTCTTCATGGAGGCTCGCATGAGGACTACAGGGCTTTGATGCTTTCGCGACTCGCTCGTGACTCAGCCCGGGTCAAGGCCATCAATACTAAGCTCCAACTCGCTGTATCCGGCACCGACAAGTCCGATCTCGTGCCGATGGACACGGAGATACTCCATCCACAGGATTTCTCGACTCCGGTCACCTCCGGTACGAGTCAGGGCAGCGGCGAGTACTTTTTGAGAGTTGGAATTGGCCAGCCTTCGAAAACGTTCTACATGGTTATCGACACCGGCAGCGACGTCAACTGGCTTCAGTGCAAGCCTTGCGACGACTGCTACCAGCAAGTCGATCCGATTTTCGATCCGGCTTCATCGTCCTCGTTCTCACGTCTCGGATGCCAAACTCCACAATGCCGGAATCTCGATGTGTTCGCGTGTCGGAATGATTCGTGTCTCTACCAGGTCTCCTACGGCGACGGATCGTACACCGTCGGCGACTTCGCCACTGAAACGGTGTCGTTTGGGAACTCTGGATCTGTGGATAAGGTGGCCATCGGATGCGGTCACGACAATGAGGGCTTGTTTGTCGGTGCGGCTGGCTTGATAGGACTTGGCGGCGGCCCACTCTCGCTCACTTCTCAGATCAAAGCCTCCTCGTTCTCTTACTGCCTCGTCAACCGCGACTCCGTCGACTCGTCGACTCTCGAATTCAACTCTGCCAAGCCAAGTGACTCCGTAACCGC is part of the Vitis riparia cultivar Riparia Gloire de Montpellier isolate 1030 chromosome 17, EGFV_Vit.rip_1.0, whole genome shotgun sequence genome and harbors:
- the LOC117904851 gene encoding protein ASPARTIC PROTEASE IN GUARD CELL 1, which translates into the protein MADKFFIFSIFAAFALSLSPFVFSRELSLDTDSHSSVLDVSGSIRKTLDVLSHKSSVSKPSDQRDEKTTSFSPTSLASSFSLELHPRELLHGGSHEDYRALMLSRLARDSARVKAINTKLQLAVSGTDKSDLVPMDTEILHPQDFSTPVTSGTSQGSGEYFLRVGIGQPSKTFYMVIDTGSDVNWLQCKPCDDCYQQVDPIFDPASSSSFSRLGCQTPQCRNLDVFACRNDSCLYQVSYGDGSYTVGDFATETVSFGNSGSVDKVAIGCGHDNEGLFVGAAGLIGLGGGPLSLTSQIKASSFSYCLVNRDSVDSSTLEFNSAKPSDSVTAPIFKNSKVDTFYYVGITGMSVGGEKLAIPASIFEVDGSGKGGIIVDCGTAVTRLQTQAYNALRDTFVKLTKDLPSTSGFALFDTCYNLSSRTSVRVPTVAFLFDGGKSLPLPPSNYLIPVDSAGTFCLAFAPTTASLSIIGNVQQQGTRVTYDLANSQVSFSSHQC